One segment of Argiope bruennichi chromosome 11, qqArgBrue1.1, whole genome shotgun sequence DNA contains the following:
- the LOC129957361 gene encoding uncharacterized protein LOC129957361 isoform X1 → MPFRMWTVIHGKPGEDFSEVSVTATQETPTTTENIPAFESEMALANPEDSPVVETLDTPPCIEKGKSGEHDSSTETVVSTSTDDSTTEAETEQFEFIPTDHSNAGLSEETFVPYPEESPVVATLDTPPCIEKETGEHVHSTETIVSNSTDGGSTKAETEPFEFIPTAPNNAGLPEQTSGESQNSEGSVRRRFRSLTDESTNSAVQDVKIKNAFDMKLFLFDLVASSVGLLMSILAIGFGAGNIGHCPADFTLPYIVAIMGLLGFLTVSYTLWKISRENFYSLNENERTVISQATWMFFILWVLELGQFSSLEISSDAAADNYCSRAFYTFTIIMNIFSPLGLFITAALLGLDSNTRASSPTLGDHGWMPFEDF, encoded by the exons ATGCCTTTTCGGATGTGGACTGTAATTCATGGTAAACCAGGAGAAGACTTTTCTGAAGTATCTGTTACAGCTACACAA GAAACGCCTACAACAACCGAAAACATACCAGCATTTGAATCGGAAATGGCCT TGGCTAATCCAGAAGATTCCCCAGTTGTTGAAACTTTGGATACTCCCCCATGCATCGAGAAAGGTAAGAGTGGCGAACACGACTCCAGTACAGAAACGGTTGTATCCACCTCGACAGACGACAGCACTACTGAGGCTGAAACCGAACAATTTGAATTCATACCAACTGACCATAGCAACGCTGGACTTTCAGAAGAAACTTTTG TGCCTTATCCGGAAGAATCCCCAGTTGTTGCAACTTTGGATACTCCCCCATGCATAGAAAAAGAAACTGGCGAACATGTTCACAGTACAGAAACGATTGTATCCAACTCGACAGACGGCGGCTCTACTAAAGCCGAAACCGAACCTTTTGAATTCATACCTACTGCCCCTAACAACGCTGGACTTCCAGAACAAACTTCTG GTGAATCGCAGAATTCCGAAGGATCAGTTCGTCGCCGATTTCGATCATTGACGGATGAAAGCACGAATTCAGCTGTACaggatgtaaaaattaaaaatgcattcgaTATGAAACTATTCC TGTTTGACCTTGTCGCATCTAGCGTTGGGTTGCTCATGTCTATTTTGGCCATTGGTTTCG gtGCAGGAAATATAGGCCATTGTCCTGCTGATTTCACTCTGCCATATATCGTAGCAATAATGGGCCTACTGGGTTTTCTAACAGTTTCTTACACGCTCTGGAAAATCAGCAGAGAGAACTTCTACAGTCTAAACGAAAATGAGCGAACTGTGATATCACAGGCTACTTGGATGTTCTTTATTCTTTGGGTATTGG aacttgGCCAGTTTTCTTCTCTGGAAATCTCCTCCGATGCTGCTGCTGATAACTATTGCAGTCGTGCGTTTTATACTTTCACCATCATAATGAACATATTTTCCCCACTGGGCCTCTTCATAACAGCTGCCCTTTTAGGCTTGGATTCTAACACGAGAGCTAGCTCGCCGACTCTGGGTGATCATGGTTGGATGCCATTCGAGGATTTTTAA
- the LOC129957361 gene encoding uncharacterized protein LOC129957361 isoform X2 has translation MPFRMWTVIHGKPGEDFSEVSVTATQETPTTTENIPAFESEMALANPEDSPVVETLDTPPCIEKGKSGEHDSSTETVVSTSTDDSTTEAETEQFEFIPTDHSNAGLSEETFVPYPEESPVVATLDTPPCIEKETGEHVHSTETIVSNSTDGGSTKAETEPFEFIPTAPNNAGLPEQTSGESQNSEGSVRRRFRSLTDESTNSAVQDVKIKNAFDMKLFRAGNIGHCPADFTLPYIVAIMGLLGFLTVSYTLWKISRENFYSLNENERTVISQATWMFFILWVLELGQFSSLEISSDAAADNYCSRAFYTFTIIMNIFSPLGLFITAALLGLDSNTRASSPTLGDHGWMPFEDF, from the exons ATGCCTTTTCGGATGTGGACTGTAATTCATGGTAAACCAGGAGAAGACTTTTCTGAAGTATCTGTTACAGCTACACAA GAAACGCCTACAACAACCGAAAACATACCAGCATTTGAATCGGAAATGGCCT TGGCTAATCCAGAAGATTCCCCAGTTGTTGAAACTTTGGATACTCCCCCATGCATCGAGAAAGGTAAGAGTGGCGAACACGACTCCAGTACAGAAACGGTTGTATCCACCTCGACAGACGACAGCACTACTGAGGCTGAAACCGAACAATTTGAATTCATACCAACTGACCATAGCAACGCTGGACTTTCAGAAGAAACTTTTG TGCCTTATCCGGAAGAATCCCCAGTTGTTGCAACTTTGGATACTCCCCCATGCATAGAAAAAGAAACTGGCGAACATGTTCACAGTACAGAAACGATTGTATCCAACTCGACAGACGGCGGCTCTACTAAAGCCGAAACCGAACCTTTTGAATTCATACCTACTGCCCCTAACAACGCTGGACTTCCAGAACAAACTTCTG GTGAATCGCAGAATTCCGAAGGATCAGTTCGTCGCCGATTTCGATCATTGACGGATGAAAGCACGAATTCAGCTGTACaggatgtaaaaattaaaaatgcattcgaTATGAAACTATTCC gtGCAGGAAATATAGGCCATTGTCCTGCTGATTTCACTCTGCCATATATCGTAGCAATAATGGGCCTACTGGGTTTTCTAACAGTTTCTTACACGCTCTGGAAAATCAGCAGAGAGAACTTCTACAGTCTAAACGAAAATGAGCGAACTGTGATATCACAGGCTACTTGGATGTTCTTTATTCTTTGGGTATTGG aacttgGCCAGTTTTCTTCTCTGGAAATCTCCTCCGATGCTGCTGCTGATAACTATTGCAGTCGTGCGTTTTATACTTTCACCATCATAATGAACATATTTTCCCCACTGGGCCTCTTCATAACAGCTGCCCTTTTAGGCTTGGATTCTAACACGAGAGCTAGCTCGCCGACTCTGGGTGATCATGGTTGGATGCCATTCGAGGATTTTTAA